From Arachis stenosperma cultivar V10309 chromosome 2, arast.V10309.gnm1.PFL2, whole genome shotgun sequence, one genomic window encodes:
- the LOC130960940 gene encoding DNA-directed RNA polymerase I subunit 1 → MVLSIEGASNSVEEVVFSFYTDEEVKKNSRVKITNANLLDTIGAPAPGGLYDPALGPSEEKLPCKTCGQLYHLCPGHFGHIELVSPVYNPLMISLLTNILQRTCFTCCHFMANKELVEKCSSQLELIMKGDIIGAKRLDSINKDESMYQSDDDDKSQSCSSEQRGESWTSLQFEEAISIVQKFLKKSSKKCQRCGSINPKISQPTFGWFRKDGLSAADARANVINSDDTILASETITNDRDATYEEDINSAGTKKSDAKRHKLSYKLAEQNQLSGPLLPSQVKMTLELLWKNEARLCSYINDIQGQGYGKKAGHSMFFLENIFVPPIKFRPPTKGGDLVSEHAHTVLLGKILQSNIRLGNAHLNKKDPLMVLARWMELQQSVNVLFNSSTSGQRDASNGIIQLLEKKEGLFRQKMMGKRVNFACRSVISPDPYLAVNEIGIPPYFALRLTYPERVTPWNVVKLRNAILNGPEIHPGATHYGDKSSIVKLPPKGKLLALTSRKLPSSRGVIMHNGKICDQEFEGKIVYRHLKDGDVVLVNRQPTLHKPSIMAHIVRVLKGEKTVRMHYANCSTYNADFDGDEINVHFPQDEISRAEAYNIVNANNQYVKPTSGDPIRALIQDHIVSAALLTKKDTFLSCEAFNQLLYSSGVSMPMVGSFYAKPGQKVFTSTSESEMFLFPPAIWKPEPLWTGKQVISALLYYVTRGSPPFTVEKNAKIPANFFKTRNGNTKGRTTEKSSKMKDEPDEDKLLIYRNDLVCGVVDKAQFGDYGIVHTVQELYGSNIAGNLLSAFSRLFTNFLQMHGFTCGVDDLLITERKDGERMNQLKSCEEIGDIVHREFVGVMEGDNIDPTTLQLNIEKKIRSNGDAALTYLDRKMISSLNSKTSSGVLKELLSEGIWKPSGKNWISLMTTSGAKGSMVNFQQISSHLGQQELEGKRVPRMVSGKTLPSFPPWDCSPRAGGFIIDRFLTALRPQEYYFHCMAGREGLVDTAVKTSRSGYLQRCLMKNLECLKVSYDHTVRDSDGSVIQFRYGEDGVDVHQTSFITKFEALSINNELVYSSCCRELDRSSPYISKLPDALKGKAENFIRHFSSKKRNRSSLKRSDFLKLMEHKYVSSLAQPGEAVGVLASQSVGEPATQMTLNTFHLAGRGEMNVTLGIPRLQEIVMNASEHILTPFMTCPLRAGKSMEDAISLSDKLKRITVADIIESMEVSVVPVVVCNGQICRVYKLVMKLYKPKHYPKYTDITLEDWEDTLRVLFVRELEDAIENHVALLSKIGGIKDFKTQKSTTSSSDDVDGNETDTAKKGRSNDDDDDDDDGGADDTEGDEDLGFEAQKRKQQVTDEVDYEDDPEDETRDNELSEVSDGDYGGSDNEDDKNIKLDARDSQGLEDLAEPDGDVSPPEKIDRKSKPKSSGEKEKKKSGPIRKKYDRSIFVEAKGMHFEIHFQFTHEPHILLAQIAQKTANKVCIQKYGKVGQCKAVTCKESGVIYYGDNHRTREDIPAAELEKIAALQTSGVNFQTFWDLEDHLDVRYIYSNDVQAMLKTYGVEAARETIIREVKNVFKSYGISVDIRHLMLIADFMTFAGKYRPMSRSGGIAFSTSPFLKMCFETASKFIVEASSHGLVDTLDTPSSRICLGLPVKMGTGCHDLLQKLEI, encoded by the exons ATGGTTCTCTCGATCGAG GGTGCTTCGAATTCTGTTGAGGAGGTTGTGTTCAGTTTCTACACGGATGAAGAGGTGAAGAAGAACAGCCGCGTCAAGATTACAAACGCTAACTTGCTTGATACTATCGGTGCCCCCGCTCCTGGTGGTTTATATGATCCAGCTTTGGGTCCATCCGAAGAGAAATTGCc TTGTAAAACATGTGGTCAATTGTATCACCTTTGTCCAGGTCATTTTGGTCATATAGAGCTTGTTTCCCCTGTCTACAACCCCTTGATGATCAGTCTTCTTACAAATATTCTACAAAGAACTTGTTTCACTTGCTGTCATTTTATGGCTAATAAAGAACTG GTGGAAAAATGTAGTTCCCAGTTGGAGCTTATTATGAAAGGGGATATCATTGGGGCAAAAAGATTGGATTCAATTAATAAAGATGAATCCATGTATCaaagtgatgatgatgataaaagcCAGTCTTGTAGCTCTGAACAGCGGGGAGAAAGTTGGACCTCGCTGCAGTTCGAAGAGGCAATTTCTATTGTACAGAAGTTTTTGAAGAAGTCTTCTAAAAAATGTCAACGGTGTGGTTCCATTAATCCTAAAATTAGCCAACCAACCTTTGGATGGTTCCGTAAG GATGGTCTGTCAGCTGCTGATGCTAGAGCAAATGTCATAAATTCTGATGATACAATCTTGGCAAGTGAGACTATAACCAATGACAGGGATGCAACATATGAAGAGGATATCAACTCTGCTGGGACCAAGAAAAGTGATGCAAAAAGGCACAAGTTGTCTTACAAGCTTGCTGAGCAAAATCAACTTTCTGGTCCTTTGTTACCATCGCAA GTTAAAATGACGTTAGAACTTTTGTGGAAAAATGAGGCTCGACTCTGTTCCTATATTAATGATATTCAAGGTCAGGGATATGGAAAGAAAGCAGGGCACTCAATGTTCTTTCTTGAGAATATTTTTGTTCCACCAATCAAATTCCGCCCTCCCACTAAAGGAGGTGATTTG GTATCGGAGCATGCTCATACTGTTTTGTTGGGTAAGATTCTGCAGTCTAACATAAGATTAGGGAATGCCCATCTAAACAAGAAGGATCCCTTGATGGTTTTAGCCAGGTGGATGGAACTTCAGCAATCTGTAAATGTGCTCTTTAACAGTAGCACTTCTG GCCAAAGAGATGCAAGTAATGGAATTATTCAGTTGTTGGAGAAGAAGGAAGGCCTCTTCCGCCAGAAAATGATGGGAAAGAGGGTTAATTTTGCATGCCGCTCTGTCATATCACCGGATCCTTATTTAGCAGTGAATGAAATTGGGATTCCCCCATATTTTGCTCTAAGGTTAACATATCCTGAG AGAGTTACTCCTTGGAATGTAGTGAAGTTAAGGAATGCTATTCTTAATGGTCCAGAAATCCATCCAGGTGCCACACATTATGGCGATAAATCATCAATAGTAAAGCTTCCACCAAAAGGGAAGTTGCTTGCTTTGACATCAAGGAAATTACCATCATCAAGAGGGGTTATCATGCATAATGGAAAGATATGCGATCAAGAATTTGAAGGAAAAATTGTGTATCGCCACTTGAAGGATGGTGATGTTGTGCTTGTCAATAGACAG CCTACACTTCATAAACCTAGTATAATGGCGCATATAGTTCGTGTTCTGAAGGGGGAGAAAACAGTGCGTATGCACTATGCGAACTGTAg TACTTACAATGCTGATTTTGACGGTGACGAGATTAATGTGCATTTTCCACAAGATGAAATTTCCCGTGCTGAAGCTTACAATATTGTAAATGCCAACAACCAATATGTGAAGCCTACCAGTGGTGATCCAATAAGAGCCTTGATTCAG GATCATATTGTAAGTGCTGCCCTTCTAACAAAAAAGGATACATTTTTAAGCTGTGAAGCATTCAATCAACTTCTCTACAGTTCTGGTGTATCCATGCCTATGGTGGGATCTTTCTATGCAAAACCTGGGCAGAAAGTTTTCACATCAACTTCCGAGAGTGAAATGTTTTTGTTTCCTCCAGCCATATGGAAGCCAGAGCCCCTTTGGACAGGAAAGCAG GTCATTAGTGCATTGTTATACTATGTCACTAGAGGTTCCCCACCATTTACAGTTGAGAAGAATGCGAAAATACCAGCTAATTTTTTCAAGACTCGAAACGGAAACACTAAAGGACGAACCACTGAGAAGTCAAGTAAGATGAAGGATGAGCCTGATGAGGATAAATTGTTGATATATAGAAATGATTTGGTGTGTGGCGTGGTTGATAAGGCTCAATTTGGTGACTATGGTATAGTACATACAGTACAAGAACTTTATGGCTCAAACATTGCGGGAAACCTTCTTTCAGCGTTTAGTCGTTTATTCACAAACTTCTTGCAG atGCACGGCTTCACATGTGGAGTTGATGATCTACTGATAACAGAAAGAAAGGATGGTGAAAGAATGAATCAACTCAAAAGCTGCGAGGAAATTGGTGACATTGTTCATCGGGAATTTGTCGGAGTCATGGAAGGTGATAATATAG ACCCAACCACACTGCAGTTGAATATTGAGAAAAAAATACGCAGTAATGGAGATGCAGCCTTAACATACTTGGATCGGAAGATGATAAGCAGTCTTAACTCCAAAACAAGCTCAGGAGTTTTAAAGGAGCTATTATCCGAAGGTATATGGAAACCTTCTGGGAAAAATTGGATTTCTCTTATGACCACATCTGGAGCCAAGGGTAGTATG GTCAATTTCCAGCAGATATCTTCTCATTTAGGCCAGCAAGAGTTGGAAGGAAAACGAGTTCCACGCATGGTTTCTGGAAAGACTTTGCCAAGCTTTCCTCCCTGGGATTGTTCCCCTAGAGCAGGAGGGTTCATTATTGATCGTTTTCTCACAGCCCTTCGTCCACAGGAATATTACTTTCATTGCATGGCAGGGCGTGAAGG GTTGGTTGATACTGCAGTTAAAACTTCTCGGAGTGGTTACCTGCAAAGATGTCTAATGAAAAATCTTGAGTGTCTCAAAGTTAGTTATGATCACACTGTTCGTGATTCTGATGGTTCAGTTATTCAATTTCGTTATGGAGAAGATGGCGTAGATGTCCATCAAACCAGCTTTATTACCAAATTTGAAGCCTTGTCGATT AATAATGAACTGGTTTACAGCAGCTGTTGCCGTGAGCTTGACAGATCCAGTCCTTATATTAGCAAGTTGCCTGATGCTCTTAAAGGAAAAGCTGAAAACTTCATTCGTCATTTTTCTTCAAAGAAGAGAAATCGTAGTTCATTGAAACGATCAGATTTCTTGAAGTTGATGGAGCACAAGTATGTGTCAAGCCTTGCGCAACCAGGAGAGGCAGTTGGTGTTTTAGCCTCTCAATCTGTCGGGGAACCAGCAACACAAATGAC CTTGAATACTTTTCATCTTGCTGGTCGAGGGGAAATGAATGTGACTCTTGGAATTCCGCGTCTGCAAGAGATCGTGATGAATGCCTCAGAACATATACTAACTCCATTTATGACATGCCCCTTGAGAGCTGGCAAATCGAT GGAAGATGCGATTTCTCTTTCCGATAAGTTGAAGAGAATAACTGTAGCTGACATTATTGAAAGTATGGAAGTGTCTGTTGTACCAGTAGTTGTTTGTAATGGTCAGATTTGCAGAGTATATAAACTTGTGATGAAGCTATATAAACCTAAACACTATCCGAAATACACGGATATAACACTTGAAGATTGGGAGGACACACTAAGAGTTCTCTTTGTGAGGGAGTTGGAGGATGCCATTGAGAATCATGTGGCACTGCTTTCCAAAATTGGTGGCATTAAAGATTTTAAGACACAGAAATCCACCACAAGTAGCTCAGATGATGTAGACGGCAATGAAACGGATACTGCAAAGAAAGGCCGGAGTAATGATGATGACGATGACGATGACGATGGTGGGGCTGATGACACAGAAGGGGATGAGGATCTTGGTTTTGAAGCACAGAAGAGAAAACAGCAAGTTACTGATGAGGTTGATTATGAAGATGATCCTGAAGATGAGACACGTGATAATGAGTTATCAGAAGTATCTGATGGTGATTATGGTGGAAGTGATAACGaggatgataagaacatcaaaCTTGATGCCCGTGATTCTCAAGGACTTGAAGACCTGGCAGAGCCTGATGGGGATGTCTCACCTCCTGAAAAAATTGATCGGAAATCTAAGCCCAAATCTAGTggtgaaaaagagaagaaaaaatctGGACCAATAAGAAAGAAATATGACAGATCAATTTTTGTGGAAGCAAAAGGGATGCATTTTGAGATCCACTTCCAATTTACTCACGAACCACATATTTTATTGGCTCAG ATTGCTCAGAAAACTGCCAATAAGGTTTGCATCCAGAAGTATGGAAAGGTTGGCCAATGTAAGGCTGTTACTTGCAAAGAAAGTGGAGTAATCTACTACGGCGACAATCACCGTACAAGGGAAGATATCCCTGCTGCCGAATTGGAAAAAATAGCAGCACTTCAAACTTCTGGTGTGAATTTTCAAACATTTTGGGACTTAGAAGATCATCTTGATGTAAGGTACATTTATTCCAACGATGTTCAAGCTATGTTAAAGACTTATGGTGTGGAAGCAGCCAGAGAGACCATCATCAGGGAAGTTAAAAATGTCTTCAAGTCTTATGGAATATCCGTAGACATCCGGCACTTGATGCTTATCGCTGATTTCATGACTTTCGCTGGTAAGTATCGTCCGATGAGCAGATCGGGGGGCATAGCATTCTCTACTTCCCCTTTCCTCAAGATGTGCTTTGAGACGGCCTCCAAGTTCATCGTCGAAGCATCTTCTCACGGCCTGGTTGACACCTTGGACACTCCGTCTTCTAGAATTTGTCTTGGTTTGCCTGTGAAGATGGGAACCGGTTGCCATGACTTGTTACAGAAACTGGAAATATAA